From one Streptococcus oralis genomic stretch:
- a CDS encoding ABC transporter permease has translation MKKYQRMHLIFIRQYIKQIMEYKVDFVVGVLGVFLTQGLNLLFLNVLFQHIPSLEGWTFQEIAFIYGFSLIPKGLDHLFFDNLWALGQRLVRKGEFDKYLTRPINPLFHILVETFQIDALGELLVGGILLATTVSSIGWTLPKFLIFLVCIPFATLIYTSLKIATASIAFWTKQSGAMIYIFYMFNDFAKYPISIYNSLLRWLISFIVPFAFTAYYPASYFLQDKDGLFNIGGLILISLVFFVISLKLWDKGLDAYESAGS, from the coding sequence ATGAAAAAATATCAACGCATGCACCTGATTTTTATCAGACAATACATCAAGCAAATCATGGAATACAAGGTCGATTTTGTGGTGGGCGTGTTAGGAGTTTTTCTAACTCAAGGCCTGAACCTCTTGTTTCTCAATGTACTCTTTCAACACATCCCCTCGCTAGAAGGCTGGACTTTTCAAGAAATCGCCTTTATCTATGGATTTTCCTTAATTCCCAAGGGATTGGACCATCTCTTTTTTGACAATCTCTGGGCACTGGGGCAACGTTTGGTGCGAAAAGGAGAGTTTGACAAGTACCTGACGCGTCCTATCAATCCTCTTTTTCACATCTTGGTTGAGACCTTTCAGATTGATGCCTTGGGCGAACTATTGGTCGGTGGTATTTTGTTAGCGACCACAGTGTCTAGCATTGGTTGGACTCTTCCAAAATTCCTGATTTTTCTAGTCTGTATTCCTTTTGCGACCTTGATCTATACTTCCTTGAAAATCGCGACTGCCAGTATCGCTTTTTGGACCAAGCAGTCAGGTGCCATGATTTACATTTTTTATATGTTTAATGACTTTGCCAAGTACCCAATTTCCATTTACAATTCGCTTCTTCGTTGGTTAATTAGCTTTATCGTACCTTTCGCCTTTACAGCCTACTATCCTGCCAGCTATTTCTTGCAGGACAAAGACGGGCTCTTTAACATTGGTGGGTTGATTTTGATTTCCCTTGTCTTCTTTGTCATTTCTTTGAAACTATGGGACAAGGGCTTAGATGCCTACGAAAGTGCTGGTTCTTAA
- a CDS encoding ABC transporter permease has product MVKLWRRYKPFINAGVQELITYRVNFILYRIGDVMGAFVAFYLWKAVFDSSQESLIQGFSMADITLYIIMSFVTNLLTRSDSSFMIGEEVKDGSIIMRLLRPVHFAASYLFTELGSKWLIFISVGLPFLSVIVLMKILSEQGIVEVLGLTTLYLFSLTLAYLINFFFNICFGFSAFVFKNLWGSNLLKTSIVAFMSGSLIPLAFFPKIVSDILSFLPFSSLIYTPVMIIVGKYDANQILQAILLQVFWLIVMAGLSQLIWKRVQSFITIQGG; this is encoded by the coding sequence ATGGTCAAATTGTGGAGACGTTATAAACCCTTTATCAATGCAGGTGTTCAGGAGTTGATCACCTATCGAGTCAACTTTATTCTCTACCGGATTGGGGATGTTATGGGAGCTTTTGTGGCTTTTTATCTCTGGAAGGCTGTCTTTGATTCCTCGCAGGAGTCTTTGATTCAGGGCTTTAGTATGGCAGATATCACCCTCTACATCATCATGAGTTTTGTGACCAATCTGTTGACCAGGTCAGATAGCTCCTTTATGATCGGGGAGGAGGTCAAGGATGGTTCCATTATCATGCGTTTGTTGCGACCAGTGCATTTTGCGGCTTCTTACCTCTTTACAGAGCTTGGATCCAAGTGGTTGATTTTTATCTCTGTTGGACTGCCATTTTTAAGTGTTATTGTCTTGATGAAAATCTTATCTGAGCAAGGGATAGTAGAAGTGCTGGGACTAACTACCCTTTATCTTTTTAGCTTAACGCTGGCCTATCTGATTAACTTTTTCTTTAATATCTGCTTTGGATTTTCAGCCTTTGTGTTTAAAAATCTATGGGGTTCCAATCTACTCAAGACTTCCATAGTGGCCTTTATGTCTGGAAGTTTGATTCCCCTGGCTTTCTTTCCAAAGATTGTTTCTGATATCTTGTCCTTCTTGCCTTTTTCATCCTTGATCTACACTCCTGTCATGATCATTGTTGGGAAATACGATGCCAATCAGATTCTTCAAGCTATCTTGCTACAGGTTTTCTGGCTCATAGTGATGGCGGGCTTGTCTCAGCTGATTTGGAAACGAGTCCAGTCATTCATCACCATTCAAGGAGGTTAG
- a CDS encoding ABC transporter ATP-binding protein, whose amino-acid sequence MAMIEVEHLQKNFVKTVKEPGLKGALRSFIHPEKQTFEAVKDLTFEVPKGQILGFIGANGAGKSTTIKMLTGILKPTSGFCRINGKIPQDNRQDYVKDIGVVFGQRTQLWWDLALQETYTVLKEIYDVPDSLFHKRMDFLNEVLDLKEFIKDPVRTLSLGQRMRADIAASLLHNPKVLFLDEPTIGLDVSVKDNIRRAITQINQEEETTILLTTHDLSDIEQLCDRIFMIDKGQEIFDGTVSQLKETFGKMKTLSFELLPGQSHLVSHYEGSSDMTIDRQGNSLNIEFDSSRYQSADIIKQTLSDFEIRDLKMVDTDIEDIIRRFYRKEL is encoded by the coding sequence ATGGCAATGATAGAAGTGGAACATCTTCAGAAAAATTTTGTGAAGACAGTGAAGGAGCCGGGGTTAAAGGGAGCTTTGCGCTCCTTTATTCATCCTGAAAAGCAGACCTTTGAAGCGGTCAAGGATTTGACCTTTGAGGTTCCCAAGGGGCAGATTTTAGGCTTTATCGGGGCCAATGGTGCTGGGAAGTCGACAACCATCAAAATGCTGACAGGAATTTTAAAACCGACATCTGGTTTTTGTCGGATTAACGGCAAGATTCCACAGGACAATCGTCAAGACTATGTCAAGGATATCGGGGTTGTCTTTGGACAACGCACCCAGCTATGGTGGGATTTGGCACTGCAAGAGACCTATACGGTCTTGAAAGAGATATACGATGTGCCAGACTCGCTCTTTCATAAACGCATGGATTTTTTGAATGAAGTCTTGGATTTGAAGGAATTTATCAAGGATCCTGTGCGAACTCTTTCACTGGGGCAACGGATGAGGGCGGACATTGCGGCTTCCTTGCTTCACAATCCCAAGGTTCTCTTTTTAGATGAGCCGACCATTGGTTTGGATGTTTCGGTCAAGGACAATATTCGTCGGGCAATTACTCAGATCAATCAAGAGGAAGAAACAACCATTCTCTTGACCACTCACGACCTGAGCGACATTGAGCAACTCTGTGATCGAATTTTTATGATTGATAAGGGGCAAGAGATTTTTGATGGAACGGTTAGCCAGCTCAAGGAAACCTTTGGCAAGATGAAGACTCTTTCCTTTGAACTGCTACCAGGGCAAAGTCATCTTGTCTCTCACTATGAAGGCTCTTCGGATATGACCATTGATAGACAAGGAAACAGTCTCAATATTGAATTCGATAGTTCCCGCTACCAGTCGGCTGATATTATCAAGCAAACCCTGTCTGATTTTGAAATCCGCGATTTGAAGATGGTAGATACGGATATCGAGGATATTATCCGTCGCTTCTACCGAAAGGAGCTCTAA